The region GGCCAAGAAGCGGCACCCGTGCCCGCGTCCGCCCAGGAAGCCGGCAGCGATGCCGGCCAGGCCGCGTTCTATCTGTCCCAGTTCATCGACTACCGCAGCCCCGACAACCGTTATCGCAAGTACCGCGTGGTGCTGGTCCAGGGCCGCCCTTTTCTGGGCCACCTGGGCATCTCCCCGCGCTGGATGGTGCATTACCTCAACGCGGACATGCTGGAGAACGCCGACAACCGTGCCGAAGAAGGCGCGCGGATGCAGAACTTCGAGAGCGACTTCGGCGCCCGCCACGCAGCGGCCTTCAGCGACATCCACCAGCGCGTCGGCCTGGACTATTTCGTCATGGACTGCGCCGAGACGCCGGACGGCCAGTTGCTGGTATTCGAAGGCGACACCTGCGGCATCGTCCACGCGATGGATCCGGAAGACATCTTCCCCTACAAGGCGCCGAATATGCGCCGCATTTTCACCGCCTTCCAGGACATGGTGCGCCAGCGCGCGGCTCCGCAGGGCTGACCTCAGGCCAAGGCGCTGACGAACTCGGCGCACGCCTGGGCGACGGCTTCCGGCGCTTCGAGCGGTGCCAGGTGGCCGGTGCCGGCCAGGGTCCGGAAGTCGGCGCGTGGCAGCACTCGCGCATAGACAGGCCTGAGCACCGCCACGCGTTCCACCTGATCCTGCTCGCCCACGACGATCAGCACGGGCGCGGTAATGCCCGCCACAGCGCCGATGTCCGCCAGCATGCCCGCGTCGGTCCAATACGCCTTCGCTTGCGGGGCGCCCTGCAAGGTATCGGCCAGGACCTGCTGTTTGTCTTCTTCAGCCAGGGCCTGGTGCGTCAGCACCGCCAATGCCTGCTCGACGCCGGCGGGGCTTTGATAGGACGCCAGCATGCCTGCCCGCACGTCCGCCGGAACGGCCATGCCGCCGGGAGGCGACGGCGCCACCAGGACGACACCCGCGAGTGCCGCCGGGGCGCGCCGCGCCACGATCTGGGCCACCTTGCCGCCCATCGAATGACCGACCAGGAAATAGCTGTCCAGGTTCAAGCCTTCGGCCAAGGCCATGACGTCGTCGGCCATCGCCTCCAGGTCATAGCGGTCGTCGAGCGCGACGGACCGGCCCCAGCCGCGCAGATCGACCGAGATGCAGCGTGCCTGGTCCGCCAGCCGTTCTGTCACATGGCGCCAGGTGCGGGACGACCCGCCCCAGTAGTGCAGGAAGATGATGTTCGGACCACCGGTGCCGATCTGCTCGTAGTGGATGCGCGCGCCCGCGGTGGTGAAGGATGAGTCCATGTTCAGCTCCGTTCATGTCAGGAAGCCTATTGTGGATCTCGGAAGCAGCATTGATAATCAGGCCAATAATCCAAATATTTAGTACTTAGAATAGATAATGGCCCTGGACACCCTGATCAGCATGGCTGTCTTCCGCGATGCCATCGACCACGGCAGCCTGACGGCGGCGGCGCGCGGCAATGGGCTGTCCGCCGAGATGGCGGGCCGGCATCTGGTTTCCCTGGAAACGCGCCTGGGCGTTCGCTTGATCAACCGGTCCACGCGCAAACTCAGCCTCACGGAAGCCGGTCGCGTCTATCTGGAGCGCTGCCGCGCGATCCTCGACGAGGTTTCCCATGCGGAAGCCAATGTCGGCGCGCTGCAGGCCGCTCCGCAAGGGCATTTGCGGGTCGCCGCGCCGCTGGCTTTCGCCACGGCGGTGCTGGCGCCGGCGCTCGATGTCTATCAGACCCGCTATGAGAAAGTCTCCGTGCAGCTGGACCTTTCAGAGCGGGAGGTCGATCTCATCACCGCCGGCTTCGATGTGGCCTTGCGCCTGGGCGATCTGCCGGACACGGCCCTGGTCGCACGCAAGCTGGGCGAGTTTCCGTTGATTCTGGTGGCGTCGCCCCGCTATCTGGAACGACATCCCGCGCCCGCCACGCCGGAAGCGCTGGCGGACCATGACTTTCTGATCTACACGCAGACCGCGACGCCGGATCGCCTGACGCTCTGGAACGAGCAGTCTCGCCGCAGCGTCGTCAAGGTCAGCGGCACGACCCAGGCCTCGGACATCGGCTTTCTGCTGGAACTGGCGTTGCTGGATCGTGGGCTGCTGCTGGCGCCGTCATTCGTGGTCGATCAACACCTGAAAGCGGGACGCCTGATTCATGTGCTGCCGCAATGGGCCGCGCGCGTCCTGCCCTTTCATGCCCTGGTGCCCCACCGCAACTTGATGCCCGCCACGGTGCGCAGCTTCATCGACTTCATGGCCGACTGGTTCAAACCCTAGATTCCGCCGCGTCAGCGCGCGCTCAGCCGCTGCCATGTAACCTTCCGACTCGAATCGCTACAATCAAGCTCCATTGCGGACCGGCGTATAAAACGTCGGCAGCAAGACCGAACCGGAAACCGATGTTGCAGAACGCAGATGCCTCCCCGGCGCCGCTGTCTTCAGGCCTGGAATCGATGGCCAAGACGGAGCTGGAGCGCGCTGGCTTCCGGCTGCGATTTCCCGCGCCGCTGGAAGTCCGCTACGAGCGCGACATCGCCGCGGAGCGGGTCAAGGATCTGCGCTTCATCGTGCTGTGGGGCGCGACGCTCTACTTCATCCTCGGCGTATTACTGAACCTCACCGTCATCCCGCAACCGGACTGGCATAACGTCGCCATTCAGCTTGTGGGGCCGACCGTCGTGGCGCTCGCCATCCGCTTCCTGTGGCTGCGCGTCGGCATGTCCAGCGCGGTACGCGAGACGGCGCTGATGGCTTGCGGCCTGCTTTGCACCGTGTCGGCCATCCTGGTGGTCGCCGCCAAGCCCGAGCCGGCCACCCTGCGCGATTTCCTGCTGGCCATTCCACCGACGGCTTTCGTCCTGGTGTTCGTGCGTTTGCGATTTCGCCAGGCGATCGCATTTTTCCTGGTGAATACCGCCGTCTACGCGCTGGCGCTGTCCAGCCGTCCGGAGATCGGGGCCAGCGACGAAGTGTTCCTGATCGGTTTCATGGGCACGCTGCTGATGCCGGCCTTGCTGGGTTCGCACACGTTCGAGCGCGCGGCACGGCGGGTGTATCTGCATGGACTGCTGGACCGCCTGCGCAACGAAAGCCTGACGGCGAGAAATAGCGCGCTTGCCGATCTCTCTTACACCGATTCGCTGACGGGCATCCCCAATCGACGCCAGCTCGATGAGGCCCTGGCCCTGTTCGTCACGGACCCGGAATCGAAAGGGGCGCTGCTGCTGGTCGACATCGACATGTTCAAGGCATTCAACGATCGCTACGGCCATCTGGCCGGCGATGCCTGCCTGCGTCAGGTGGCGCAATGCCTGTTGCAGCGCCTGCAGCGCCGCGACCTGCTCACGCGTTTCGGCGGCGAGGAATTCGCGGTGCTGATGCCCGATGCGCAGCTGGAAGAAGCGGCCGAGACCGCGGAGCGATTACGTGAAGCCGTGCAGCGCGAGCCGTTCTCCGTGCAGGGCAGTTTGGTCAACGTCACCATCAGCATCGGCGTCGCCGTCAGGCAGGGCCACGACCTGAACACGCCCGACGCCCTGATCGGCGCCGCCGACACCGCCCTCTACGCCGCCAAACACGCCGGCCGCAACCGCGTCCGCGTAGCCGGCGAACCAGCCCTGCAAGCCGTCGGAACCGCTGCGTAAAATCTTGTGGCGGCGCGGCCGATCAAGCGGCGATTTTCCAGCCTTCTTCCGTGTCCTCGAACACCAGCTTCTCGGAATCTTTGCGATCGAGTTCGATGAGGTGCTGAAGAAGGTCGACCACGCTGACGTTGCCATCCACCTTTTCAAGGTAAACGGCCTTCATGAGGCGAGCTTCGCTATCAGGAACGTTTGCTCCCCTCTCCCATAACGATACGGTCTGCTCCGTAGTACCCAGGAACTGGGCGAGCAGGCGTTGGGACATTCCAATCTCCTTCCGGAGAAACCTCACTTCGGCTCCTGTGAGCGTCGGCTTCTCC is a window of Bordetella sp. N DNA encoding:
- a CDS encoding DNA-binding transcriptional regulator, translating into MYHYTECGLDNVWLVNGYHVEKIDGEEYVSFEDADELHGVIGRSLAEKPTLTGAEVRFLRKEIGMSQRLLAQFLGTTEQTVSLWERGANVPDSEARLMKAVYLEKVDGNVSVVDLLQHLIELDRKDSEKLVFEDTEEGWKIAA
- a CDS encoding GGDEF domain-containing protein — its product is MLQNADASPAPLSSGLESMAKTELERAGFRLRFPAPLEVRYERDIAAERVKDLRFIVLWGATLYFILGVLLNLTVIPQPDWHNVAIQLVGPTVVALAIRFLWLRVGMSSAVRETALMACGLLCTVSAILVVAAKPEPATLRDFLLAIPPTAFVLVFVRLRFRQAIAFFLVNTAVYALALSSRPEIGASDEVFLIGFMGTLLMPALLGSHTFERAARRVYLHGLLDRLRNESLTARNSALADLSYTDSLTGIPNRRQLDEALALFVTDPESKGALLLVDIDMFKAFNDRYGHLAGDACLRQVAQCLLQRLQRRDLLTRFGGEEFAVLMPDAQLEEAAETAERLREAVQREPFSVQGSLVNVTISIGVAVRQGHDLNTPDALIGAADTALYAAKHAGRNRVRVAGEPALQAVGTAA
- a CDS encoding LysR family transcriptional regulator, with amino-acid sequence MALDTLISMAVFRDAIDHGSLTAAARGNGLSAEMAGRHLVSLETRLGVRLINRSTRKLSLTEAGRVYLERCRAILDEVSHAEANVGALQAAPQGHLRVAAPLAFATAVLAPALDVYQTRYEKVSVQLDLSEREVDLITAGFDVALRLGDLPDTALVARKLGEFPLILVASPRYLERHPAPATPEALADHDFLIYTQTATPDRLTLWNEQSRRSVVKVSGTTQASDIGFLLELALLDRGLLLAPSFVVDQHLKAGRLIHVLPQWAARVLPFHALVPHRNLMPATVRSFIDFMADWFKP
- a CDS encoding alpha/beta fold hydrolase; the encoded protein is MDSSFTTAGARIHYEQIGTGGPNIIFLHYWGGSSRTWRHVTERLADQARCISVDLRGWGRSVALDDRYDLEAMADDVMALAEGLNLDSYFLVGHSMGGKVAQIVARRAPAALAGVVLVAPSPPGGMAVPADVRAGMLASYQSPAGVEQALAVLTHQALAEEDKQQVLADTLQGAPQAKAYWTDAGMLADIGAVAGITAPVLIVVGEQDQVERVAVLRPVYARVLPRADFRTLAGTGHLAPLEAPEAVAQACAEFVSALA